One genomic segment of Arachis duranensis cultivar V14167 chromosome 4, aradu.V14167.gnm2.J7QH, whole genome shotgun sequence includes these proteins:
- the LOC110272333 gene encoding uncharacterized protein LOC110272333, with translation MAHSDDDVLGLGNKALSGTKRKSPDDSSEEEKEKEDKGFQVESPDNNNKRPRTEEENVLEEEEQNQLGELGCSPDVANQMMNHSRFLLLLKRYPLEARDYSLMTETRNLIGQVQFLAMNVSEYPDFSRQFPEAGRIPCVTLFHGFQVLAWCPMDEGTTAENVAALGAPDN, from the coding sequence ATGGCTCACAGCGATGACGATGTCCTAGGTCTGGGAAATAAGGCTCTGAGCGGCACCAAAAGGAAGTCTCCTGATGActcctcagaagaagaaaaggagaaggaggacAAGGGATTCCAAGTGGAATCTCCagataacaataacaaaagaCCAAGGACAGAAGAGGAGAATGTCCTTGAAGAGGAGGAGCAGAATCAACTTGGAGAATTGGGATGCAGTCCTGATGTTGCAAATCAAATGATGAACCATTCTCGCTTCCTTTTGTTACTCAAAAGGTATCCTCTTGAGGCCAGGGATTACTCcctcatgactgaaacaaggaaTCTGATTGGTCAAGTTCAGTTTCTTGCTATGAATGTATCGGAATATCCTGATTTTTCGAGGCAATTCCCTGAAGCGGGGAGGATTCCTTGTGTGACACTTTTTCACGGATTCCAAGTACTTGCTTGGTGTCCAATGGATGAGGGTACTACTGCAGAGAATGTTGCTGCCCTGGGAGCTCCAGACAATTGA
- the LOC107485912 gene encoding uncharacterized protein LOC107485912, whose product MRRDQRSPKQDPILSSQYVVCEERYNCRFEALDRTLRNLMSVTDQHKTHKPFGGKIVVLGSDFRQILPVIPKGSRHDILASAINSSQFWSFCKVLKLHTNMRLLMSSLDQDEGEMKIFANWILDVGNGNIGSVVGDESEIEIPDDLLITTTDDPLSHLVDFAYPNLLQNMSDYIYFQSRAIRKCREGK is encoded by the coding sequence ATGAGGAGAGATCAGAGAAGTCCAAAACAGGATCCAATTTTGAGTTCTCAATATGTTGTATGCGAGGAAAGGTACAACTGCCGTTTTGAAGCACTTGATCGGACGCTCAGGAATCTTATGTCAGTTACCGATCAACATAAGACACATAAACCATTTGGTGGTAAGATTGTTGTTCTAGGAAGTGATTTCAGACAGATACTTCCGGTGATTCCGAAAGGAAGTAGACACGATATATTAGCATCCGCTATTAACTCATCCCAGTTTTGGTCATTTTGTAAGGTTCTGAAACTGCATACGAATATGAGGCTTCTAATGTCTTCTTTGGATCAAGATGAAGGTGAAATGAAGATATTTGCTAATTGGATACTTGATGTTGGAAATGGAAATATTGGTTCTGTTGTTGGTGATGAATCAGAAATTGAAATTCCAGATGATTTATTGATTACAACTACTGATGATCCTCTCTCTCATTTGGTAGACTTTGCATATCCAAATTTGTTGCAAAACATGTCAGATTACATATATTTTCAGAGTAGAGCAATTCGCAAGTGTCGAGAAGGTAAATGA
- the LOC107485956 gene encoding biotin carboxyl carrier protein of acetyl-CoA carboxylase, chloroplastic: MASSFASTASSASSSLPTPSKPKPKINHFRFSHSNLSFRLSPKPNLPFLTKGSPPCQIVCPRVKAQLDEVSLDGSSNAVAPTTANSEAEATAKPSSGTSSGVLASQESISQFITQVASLVKLVDSRDIVELQLKQHDCEVMIRKREAMPQPQPPAQPAMYYPPPSLAAPPAAPASSPAPAPTPATRAASASPPAAKSTKSSLPPLKCPMAGTFYRSPGPGEPPFVKVGDKVKKGQVLCIIEAMKLMNEIEADQSGTIVEILAEDGKPVSVDMPLFVIEP; encoded by the exons ATGGCATCTTCTTTCGCTTCAACTGCTTCTTCCGCATCTTCTTCGCTTCCCACTCCCTCAAAACCCAAACCCAAAATCAATCATTTCCGCTTCTCTCACTCCAACCTCTCTTTCCGTCTCTCTCCTAAACCCAACCTTCCTTTCCTCACCAAG GGATCCCCACCATGTCAAATTGTATGCCCAAGGGTGAAGGCACAATTGGATGAG GTTTCTCTTGATGGTTCCTCAAATGCTGTCGCTCCTACAACAGCCAATTCAGAGGCCGAAGCGACTGCCAAACCTTCGAGTGGAACATCGTCTGGAGTCTTGGCTTCTCAAGAATCTATCTCTCAGTTTATTACTCAAGTTGCAAGCCTTGTCAA ACTTGTTGATTCAAGAGACATTGTAGAGTTGCAGTTGAAGCAGCATGACTGTGAAGTAATGATCAGGAAGAGGGAGGCTATGCCTCAACCACAGCCTCCTGCTCAGCCTGCCATGTACTATCCACCCCCATCACTTGCAGCGCCACCTGCTGCTCCAGCATCTTCTCCAGCACCTGCCCCAACTCCTGCTACCCGTGCAGCATCAGCTTCTCCACCTGCTGCAAAGTCAACTAAATCATCACTTCCGCCTCTTAAATGTCCTATGGCAGGGACATTTTACCGCAGTCCTGGTCCTGGTGAACCTCCATTTGTGAAG GTTGGAGACAAAGTAAAGAAGGGCCAAGTGTTGTGCATCATCGAGGCGATGAAATTGATGAATGAAATAGAA GCTGATCAATCAGGAACTATAGTCGAAATCCTTGCAGAAGATGGCAAGCCTGTTAGTGTTGACATG CCCCTTTTTGTGATTGAACCTTAG
- the LOC107485913 gene encoding UDP-glycosyltransferase 83A1-like, with translation MVAGHPTRKQQIELSPGLPKIDTAQFPWRGVSKLWFTEIIKEMETLKVAQWWLCNTICDLEPAAFSISPRFLPIGPFMETYDNNKASSSLWQEDTTCLHWLDQQPTRSVVYVSFGSLVVLESNQFKELALALDLLNKPFLWVVRANHNNIDSSYPKEFHGSKGKIVAWAPQKRILNDFLK, from the coding sequence ATGGTTGCAGGACACCCCACCAGAAAACAACAAATTGAGCTCTCCCCAGGGTTGCCTAAGATAGACACGGCGCAATTCCCATGGCGCGGCGTAAGCAAGCTCTGGTTCACTGAAATTATTAAAGAGATGGAAACACTCAAAGTAGCTCAATGGTGGCTTTGCAACACTATTTGTGATCTTGAGCCTGCAGCATTCTCCATTTCACCAAGGTTCCTACCAATTGGTCCATTCATGGAAACTTATGATAATAACAAGGCTTCTTCTTCATTGTGGCAAGAAGACACAACTTGCCTACATTGGTTGGATCAACAACCAACTCGATCCGTCGTGTATGTTTCGTTTGGTAGTTTGGTTGTGTTGGAATCAAATCAATTCAAAGAACTAGCACTCGCGCTTGATCTCCTTAACAAGCCTTTTCTTTGGGTTGTTCGCGCCAACCATAATAACATTGATTCATCATATCCCAAAGAATTTCATGGAAGTAAAGGTAAAATTGTGGCTTGGGCGCCACAGAAGAGGATCctaaatgattttttaaaataa